One window of Streptomyces sp. NBC_00273 genomic DNA carries:
- a CDS encoding sensor histidine kinase — MEELRERPGPPWRRWVERTGRSPAWRSALLVAVFTQIGAGWAAHAQSGHLALDGFARLLLLIGPALLVVRHRYPVAVAYGVSVVTLVYVGAGYPYGPVFLSLALACFAAVVAGHRRAAWGAVGLFWAGHLLIGHWLYRWLPPAGDGPAPWTQEAGVTAWVLAVLAVAELVRVRREQWVREGVERAAAERRRVDEERLRIARELHDVLAHSISVINVQAGVGLALLDSDPEQARTALATIKAASKEALGEVRQVLDTLRSPGEAPRSPAPGLDRLPELVGQAAAAGLTVEVSVEGKPRALPPGVDLAAFRILQEALTNVMRHSGSRAARIRLTWRPNVLELRVDDDGPAAGGTPGGGNGLVGMRERASALGGTVEAGPRPDGGFRVIAVLPPKADAFKEDP; from the coding sequence ATGGAAGAGCTGCGCGAGCGCCCGGGTCCCCCGTGGCGGCGGTGGGTGGAGCGGACCGGGCGGAGCCCGGCCTGGCGCTCGGCGCTGCTCGTGGCCGTCTTCACGCAGATCGGCGCTGGGTGGGCCGCGCACGCCCAGAGCGGGCACCTGGCACTGGACGGCTTCGCCCGGCTCCTGCTGCTGATCGGGCCCGCTCTGCTCGTGGTGCGGCACCGGTACCCGGTGGCCGTGGCGTACGGGGTCAGCGTCGTCACCCTGGTCTACGTGGGTGCCGGCTACCCGTACGGGCCGGTGTTCCTCAGTCTCGCCCTGGCCTGCTTCGCAGCCGTCGTCGCCGGCCACCGCCGGGCCGCCTGGGGCGCCGTCGGCCTGTTCTGGGCCGGACACCTGCTCATCGGGCACTGGCTCTACCGCTGGCTCCCGCCCGCCGGGGACGGCCCGGCGCCCTGGACGCAGGAAGCCGGCGTCACCGCATGGGTGCTCGCGGTGCTCGCCGTCGCAGAACTGGTGCGCGTACGCCGGGAGCAGTGGGTCCGGGAAGGGGTCGAGCGGGCGGCGGCCGAGAGGCGCCGGGTGGACGAGGAGCGGCTGCGGATCGCGCGGGAACTGCACGACGTCCTCGCCCACAGCATCTCGGTGATCAATGTCCAGGCGGGGGTCGGGCTGGCCCTGCTCGACTCCGATCCGGAGCAGGCCCGTACGGCGCTCGCCACCATCAAGGCGGCGAGCAAAGAGGCGCTGGGCGAGGTCCGGCAGGTCCTCGACACCCTGCGCTCCCCCGGCGAGGCGCCGCGCTCCCCCGCGCCCGGTCTGGACCGCCTCCCCGAGCTCGTGGGGCAGGCCGCGGCGGCCGGGCTGACCGTGGAGGTCTCGGTCGAGGGGAAGCCCAGGGCGCTGCCTCCCGGCGTGGACCTCGCCGCCTTCCGCATCCTGCAGGAGGCTCTGACCAACGTGATGCGCCACTCCGGGTCGCGCGCCGCCCGTATCCGCCTCACCTGGCGGCCGAACGTCCTGGAACTACGGGTGGACGACGACGGCCCGGCCGCGGGCGGCACCCCGGGCGGCGGCAACGGCCTCGTCGGGATGCGCGAGCGGGCCTCGGCCCTGGGCGGCACCGTCGAGGC
- a CDS encoding bifunctional glycosyltransferase/CDP-glycerol:glycerophosphate glycerophosphotransferase → MPRLSVVVPFQDVEIYLQECLESIARQTFSALEVIMVDDGSTDSSTAIAADFARRDPRFKLLRQDSMGPGHARNVGIRAAHPQAEFLAFVDGDDVIPEYAYELLVQTLESSGSDFVSGNVQMMNSTKRWQSPLHKAPMQKSRRGTHITKLPDLIYDRTVWNKVFRRSFWDYHYIAFPEGVMYEDSWVNMFAHFRAAKVDILTDIVYFWRRREGGAAPSITQRHTEFSNLQDRVSAVQSVSRFLAGHRARSYSDHKRKYDLACLKSDLMLHLKVLPDADEEYQDAFMQWANEFLDEADADIIQDLPADARVKWLLVREGRLKELLDVVEFERKGGPLPVQRRFHRYLNYPYLGDRSIGLDKSAYRLDKELSLHGSLIRAAWDDNDHLTLEGSAYVRFINVHKRHMSMKAIALRNKKQGRVVVAKAKTTYYPQATEYSNQNRYCYDWSGFQVSFDTSRLKRKGEWVEGTWDVAAGVLSRGLFRYKGIARGGAGSAANPPYRYVDKNVRVVPLFLQGKLKLRVETVRCRITRHRMVGDHIELGGVYLGPKLPEWAKFRVTSMSGAGRHDSWVNFTPGGEGWYLFVTRIPVKALVPGHRTNSSDGVPETWNTGANGWKTTFHVEGRKAAIYPVMAEDATDGHYRMPAGLQTEGGDREVFVHRNGSGYVVLFERDTLPLAKSATWRDDGSLEVVVGYAAQDMLDASEYAMAHVVVRSRAHGAERVAPITWYGDEFRFVVTPAAMRTLAGDIPLASGRWDFFLRRQDPSAVTPENRTGDLMIKMTQDLIPTLPRDMASNERRYELQSEAYDRLSLLVHSAMPDEARGPYRQKLMRTKTYPAARRKPVMQAVLFDAFKGTQYSDSPRALHEEMVRRGLDLEHLWVVRDDQVDVPPTARPVRMWSPDWYEAMARAKYVVANNHLPDWFEKREGQVVVQTWHGTPLKRIGHDIEAVHFADKRYLERVEKEVQNWDMLVSPNSFSTPILKRAFQFPGEMVESGYPRNDVLRRADSGQRAAEVRRRIGLPPGKKAIMYAPTWRDDQFYAPGKYKLDFRIDLDEAKAQLGHDHVLLVRRHPNVVDPVPGAGDGFVFDVSDYPDMADLSLIADVMITDYSSLMFDFVNTGRPILFFTYDLDHYRDTLRGFYFDFEQSAPGPLVYSSPELIGAIRNIDRIQHGYAARYRWFQQEFCDLDDGYASARLTDRILIAGGDLDPARAQAPAVGAVRGRATGPAGPQGGAGQTGQAGQAGPWNGGTLGQVPRQPARRMDSEHV, encoded by the coding sequence ATGCCCCGCCTGAGTGTTGTCGTGCCCTTCCAGGACGTTGAGATATACCTCCAGGAATGTCTGGAATCGATAGCCCGGCAGACGTTCTCGGCACTCGAAGTGATCATGGTCGATGACGGCTCGACCGACTCCTCGACGGCCATAGCCGCCGACTTCGCCCGCCGCGACCCCAGGTTCAAGCTCCTGCGCCAGGATTCGATGGGGCCGGGGCATGCCCGTAATGTCGGCATTCGAGCCGCTCATCCGCAGGCCGAATTCCTCGCGTTCGTCGACGGCGACGACGTCATACCCGAGTACGCCTACGAGCTGCTCGTGCAGACCCTCGAAAGCTCCGGTTCCGATTTCGTGTCGGGCAACGTGCAGATGATGAACTCCACCAAGAGGTGGCAGTCCCCCCTGCACAAGGCGCCCATGCAGAAGAGCCGGCGCGGCACGCACATCACCAAGCTGCCGGACCTCATCTACGACCGCACCGTGTGGAACAAGGTGTTCCGCCGGTCCTTCTGGGACTACCACTACATCGCGTTCCCCGAGGGCGTCATGTACGAGGACTCCTGGGTCAACATGTTCGCCCACTTCCGGGCCGCCAAGGTCGACATCCTCACGGACATCGTCTACTTCTGGCGGCGGCGCGAGGGTGGCGCGGCCCCCTCCATCACCCAGCGGCACACCGAGTTCAGCAACCTCCAGGACCGCGTCTCCGCGGTCCAGTCGGTCAGCCGCTTCCTCGCCGGCCACCGTGCCCGGTCCTACTCGGACCACAAGCGCAAGTACGACCTGGCCTGCCTGAAGTCGGACCTGATGCTGCACCTGAAGGTGCTGCCGGACGCCGACGAGGAGTACCAGGACGCCTTCATGCAGTGGGCGAACGAGTTCCTGGACGAGGCCGACGCCGACATCATCCAGGACCTTCCCGCCGACGCCCGGGTCAAGTGGCTCCTGGTGCGCGAGGGGCGCCTGAAGGAACTGCTCGACGTCGTCGAGTTCGAGCGCAAGGGCGGGCCCCTGCCCGTCCAGCGACGCTTCCACCGCTACCTCAACTACCCCTACCTCGGCGACCGTTCGATCGGCCTCGACAAGAGCGCCTACCGGCTCGACAAGGAACTCTCGCTCCACGGCTCGCTGATCCGGGCGGCCTGGGACGACAACGACCACCTGACCCTGGAGGGGTCCGCGTACGTCCGCTTCATCAACGTGCACAAGCGGCACATGTCGATGAAGGCGATCGCGCTGCGCAACAAGAAGCAGGGCCGCGTGGTCGTCGCCAAGGCGAAGACCACCTATTACCCGCAGGCCACCGAGTACTCGAACCAGAACCGCTATTGCTACGACTGGTCCGGCTTCCAGGTCAGCTTCGACACCAGCCGCCTCAAGCGCAAGGGCGAGTGGGTCGAGGGGACCTGGGACGTCGCGGCGGGCGTCCTGAGCCGCGGCCTGTTCCGCTACAAGGGCATAGCCCGGGGCGGCGCCGGCAGCGCCGCCAACCCGCCCTACCGGTACGTGGACAAGAACGTCCGCGTCGTGCCCCTCTTCCTCCAGGGCAAGCTCAAGCTCCGCGTCGAGACGGTCCGTTGCCGCATCACCCGGCACCGCATGGTCGGTGACCACATCGAGCTCGGCGGTGTCTACCTCGGTCCCAAGCTCCCCGAGTGGGCCAAGTTCCGGGTGACCAGCATGAGCGGCGCCGGCCGCCACGACTCGTGGGTCAACTTCACGCCCGGCGGCGAGGGATGGTACCTCTTCGTCACCCGCATCCCGGTCAAGGCGCTCGTTCCCGGACACCGCACCAATTCCTCGGACGGGGTCCCGGAGACCTGGAACACCGGTGCCAACGGCTGGAAGACCACCTTCCACGTCGAGGGACGCAAGGCGGCCATCTACCCCGTCATGGCGGAGGACGCCACCGACGGCCACTACCGGATGCCGGCCGGGCTGCAGACCGAGGGCGGGGACCGCGAGGTCTTCGTGCACCGCAACGGCTCCGGCTACGTGGTGCTGTTCGAACGGGACACCCTGCCGCTGGCCAAGTCCGCCACCTGGCGCGACGACGGCTCGCTGGAGGTCGTCGTCGGCTACGCCGCGCAGGACATGCTCGACGCGTCCGAGTACGCCATGGCGCACGTCGTCGTACGCTCCCGCGCGCACGGCGCCGAACGCGTCGCCCCGATCACCTGGTACGGCGACGAGTTCCGCTTCGTCGTCACCCCCGCCGCGATGCGCACGCTGGCCGGCGACATCCCGCTGGCCTCCGGCCGCTGGGACTTCTTCCTGCGCCGCCAGGACCCCTCCGCGGTCACCCCGGAGAACCGCACCGGCGACCTCATGATCAAGATGACGCAGGATCTGATCCCCACCCTGCCCCGGGACATGGCCAGCAACGAGCGCCGCTACGAGCTGCAGTCGGAGGCCTACGACCGGCTCTCGCTGCTGGTCCACTCGGCGATGCCGGACGAGGCCCGCGGCCCCTACCGGCAGAAGCTGATGCGCACCAAGACGTATCCGGCGGCCCGCCGCAAGCCCGTGATGCAGGCCGTGCTCTTCGACGCCTTCAAGGGGACCCAGTACTCCGACAGCCCGCGCGCGCTGCACGAGGAGATGGTCCGCCGGGGCCTGGACCTCGAACACCTGTGGGTGGTGCGCGACGACCAGGTGGACGTTCCCCCCACCGCACGGCCCGTGCGCATGTGGTCCCCCGACTGGTACGAGGCCATGGCCCGGGCGAAGTACGTCGTGGCCAACAACCACCTGCCGGACTGGTTCGAGAAGCGCGAGGGACAGGTCGTCGTGCAGACCTGGCACGGCACCCCGCTCAAGCGCATCGGACACGACATCGAAGCCGTGCACTTCGCGGACAAGCGGTACCTGGAGCGCGTGGAGAAGGAGGTGCAGAACTGGGACATGCTGGTGTCCCCGAACAGCTTCAGCACCCCGATCCTCAAGCGGGCCTTCCAGTTCCCCGGCGAGATGGTCGAGAGCGGCTACCCGCGCAACGACGTCCTGCGCCGCGCGGACTCCGGGCAGCGGGCGGCCGAAGTGCGCCGCCGCATCGGCCTGCCGCCCGGCAAGAAGGCCATCATGTACGCGCCGACCTGGCGCGACGACCAGTTCTACGCACCCGGAAAGTACAAGCTCGACTTCCGCATCGACCTCGACGAGGCCAAGGCGCAGCTGGGCCACGACCACGTCCTGCTGGTGCGGCGCCACCCCAACGTGGTGGACCCCGTACCGGGCGCCGGCGACGGCTTCGTCTTCGACGTGTCCGACTACCCGGACATGGCGGACCTCTCGCTCATCGCGGACGTGATGATCACGGACTACTCCTCCCTGATGTTCGACTTCGTCAACACCGGGCGGCCGATCCTCTTCTTCACCTACGACCTGGACCACTACCGCGACACCCTGCGCGGCTTCTACTTCGACTTCGAGCAGTCCGCGCCCGGGCCGCTCGTGTACTCCTCCCCGGAGCTGATCGGGGCGATCCGCAACATCGACCGCATCCAGCACGGCTACGCCGCCCGCTACCGCTGGTTCCAGCAGGAGTTCTGCGACCTCGACGACGGCTACGCCTCGGCCAGGCTCACCGACCGCATCCTGATCGCCGGAGGGGACCTCGACCCCGCCCGGGCGCAGGCCCCCGCCGTCGGAGCCGTCCGCGGCCGCGCGACGGGTCCGGCGGGTCCGCAGGGCGGGGCGGGGCAGACGGGTCAGGCAGGTCAGGCAGGTCCCTGGAACGGAGGCACCCTCGGTCAGGTGCCGCGCCAGCCGGCGAGAAGAATGGATTCCGAGCATGTCTAA